A window of Halodesulfovibrio aestuarii DSM 17919 = ATCC 29578 contains these coding sequences:
- a CDS encoding DVU_1555 family C-GCAxxG-C-C protein, translated as MLSDIQLQLLQWAGKGYCCSQILVGMALEYSGIENPQLIRAAEGLCSGMSSCNGTCGLLTGGSLMLGLYAGHDAETEEKDEHLSLLLESFTDWFTQKATAQYGGITCGQILGETSGAPVPDTSKCGSLLAETFTYIESLLAEYEYEISAVKE; from the coding sequence ATGCTTTCCGACATCCAACTGCAATTGCTTCAATGGGCTGGCAAAGGGTATTGTTGCAGCCAAATCCTAGTCGGCATGGCGCTGGAATATTCCGGCATTGAAAACCCGCAGCTAATCAGAGCTGCAGAAGGATTATGCAGCGGGATGTCCAGCTGCAACGGTACATGCGGGCTGCTTACAGGCGGATCCTTAATGTTAGGTCTATACGCCGGGCATGACGCAGAAACAGAAGAAAAAGACGAACATCTCTCCCTCCTTCTAGAATCCTTCACAGACTGGTTTACGCAGAAAGCAACAGCGCAGTATGGTGGCATTACCTGTGGACAAATTCTGGGAGAAACCAGCGGCGCCCCCGTACCGGACACAAGCAAATGCGGTTCTCTACTTGCTGAAACATTCACTTACATTGAATCTCTGCTCGCTGAATACGAGTACGAAATTTCCGCAGTAAAAGAGTAG
- the trsS gene encoding radical SAM (seleno)protein TrsS, giving the protein MSDHVSHTESVCPECLQRIPAMRVTHGEETRLVKHCPQHGAFSTPVWRSTHTATVFKDWLRPKTPSTPPTISTSVDKGCPFDCGLCEEHRQHSCMALIEVTWNCNLSCPVCFASAENKATSPTPKEPTKEELIQLLETTMRNTGGCNLQFSGGEPTIRDDLPELVAEAKRIGFPFVQINTNGVRAAHDPEYVTELAAAGVDSVFLQFDGLRESTWKAFRNADLREIKARAIEAFAKAKIGIVLVPVISPLINKDEVGDIIRFAIDHAPAVRGVHFQPISYFGRYPVAPADAERITLPELAEELERQTDNLVATGDFVPPTCEHALCSFHANYIINEDNTLQLLSVPKKTCNCKPKPAAEGAEKARSFVRSQWAAAELEKKPQSLSNELDSFIQQASIRRFAISAMAFQDAWSLDIERLKGCCIHVVAPDGRLVPFCAYNLTAADGTTLYRGK; this is encoded by the coding sequence ATGTCTGACCACGTTTCCCATACAGAAAGTGTTTGTCCTGAATGTCTTCAACGCATTCCAGCCATGCGTGTTACCCACGGGGAAGAAACACGTCTTGTGAAACATTGCCCACAACACGGCGCTTTCTCAACTCCTGTCTGGCGCTCTACACACACCGCAACAGTTTTTAAGGATTGGTTACGGCCTAAAACGCCATCAACACCGCCGACGATATCCACATCTGTCGACAAAGGCTGCCCATTTGATTGCGGCCTGTGCGAAGAGCACCGTCAACACAGCTGCATGGCACTCATCGAGGTTACATGGAACTGCAACCTATCCTGCCCAGTCTGCTTTGCATCAGCTGAAAATAAAGCAACATCCCCCACTCCGAAAGAGCCTACAAAAGAAGAACTCATTCAACTGTTGGAAACCACCATGCGCAACACAGGCGGTTGCAATCTTCAATTTTCCGGTGGGGAGCCAACCATACGCGATGATCTTCCAGAGCTTGTCGCAGAAGCAAAACGCATCGGTTTCCCGTTCGTTCAAATTAACACCAACGGAGTTCGTGCCGCACACGATCCTGAATATGTAACTGAACTTGCGGCCGCTGGTGTTGACTCCGTATTCCTACAATTTGACGGGTTACGTGAATCGACATGGAAAGCATTCCGCAATGCGGATCTTCGCGAAATAAAAGCAAGAGCAATCGAAGCCTTTGCAAAAGCAAAAATAGGCATTGTTCTCGTACCGGTCATTTCGCCTCTCATTAACAAGGACGAAGTCGGCGACATTATCCGTTTTGCCATAGATCACGCACCAGCCGTACGCGGTGTTCATTTTCAGCCTATCAGCTATTTCGGACGATATCCTGTTGCCCCTGCCGACGCTGAACGCATCACACTGCCGGAACTGGCTGAAGAACTGGAACGACAGACAGACAACCTTGTTGCTACAGGTGACTTTGTACCCCCGACATGCGAACACGCGCTCTGCTCATTCCACGCAAATTACATTATCAACGAGGACAACACACTCCAGCTGCTGTCTGTTCCTAAAAAGACATGTAACTGCAAGCCGAAACCGGCAGCAGAAGGAGCAGAAAAAGCGCGCTCTTTTGTACGCAGCCAGTGGGCTGCGGCTGAATTAGAAAAGAAACCTCAATCTCTATCCAACGAACTTGATTCGTTCATTCAGCAAGCATCAATACGGCGCTTTGCCATCTCAGCCATGGCGTTTCAGGATGCATGGTCACTGGATATTGAACGACTGAAAGGATGCTGCATCCACGTAGTTGCACCGGACGGTAGACTCGTCCCATTCTGTGCCTACAATCTCACTGCGGCAGATGGAACGACATTGTATCGCGGGAAGTAG
- a CDS encoding DVU_1553 family AMP-dependent CoA ligase, protein MLNLIEESPKQQHVNRINPLDAQAQQDMRTEAPISQAQIEAWQLGKLKNVCSYARENGTFYAEHFRGLDFQHIASREDFSKLPRTTAADIREAPLKFLCTSQDDIARIVTLATSGSTGNPKRIFFTQDELDETIAFYNNGMRCLVDAGDTVLALLPAPKPDSVGTLLAEGLRSLGAKPVLNQDPDNVSASLALFSKHAPDCVVGTPAHVLALIKLWKHEGGMDSPVKSVLLCWDASSRAVRNYIEKEWNCHVHTHWGMTETGLGGAVSCAHSKGMHLRETNIYVEITNPETGLVLPDGERGEIVVTTLTRKGMPLIRYRTGDESHIMTEACPCDSPLRRLSPNIRRMALPEGTPDWFRFITPTLIDGVLTAVPYFLAQQAQYRVAPNTLEVTVDMSNNSSQQLTCVKELLCDLVSPLYNAPDILCLPGNHNKKISIGFAKRKICIV, encoded by the coding sequence ATGCTAAATTTGATTGAAGAAAGTCCAAAGCAACAGCATGTTAACCGGATAAATCCGTTAGATGCACAGGCTCAGCAAGATATGCGAACTGAGGCTCCAATCTCTCAGGCTCAGATTGAAGCATGGCAACTTGGCAAACTCAAAAATGTTTGCAGCTATGCGCGGGAAAACGGAACTTTTTATGCTGAACATTTCCGCGGGCTGGATTTTCAACATATTGCATCACGAGAAGATTTTTCAAAACTTCCACGAACTACAGCAGCGGATATAAGAGAAGCGCCCCTCAAGTTCCTTTGTACCTCGCAGGATGACATTGCGAGGATCGTAACGCTGGCAACTTCCGGTTCCACGGGAAATCCGAAGCGTATTTTTTTTACACAGGACGAGTTGGATGAAACAATCGCATTTTATAACAACGGGATGCGGTGCCTTGTTGATGCTGGAGATACGGTTTTAGCCCTTCTTCCCGCTCCCAAACCCGATAGTGTCGGCACGTTACTGGCGGAAGGGTTACGTTCACTGGGGGCCAAGCCCGTTCTAAACCAAGATCCTGATAATGTTTCTGCTTCACTTGCCCTGTTTAGCAAACATGCTCCTGACTGCGTTGTAGGAACTCCAGCGCACGTTCTTGCCTTGATAAAGCTGTGGAAGCATGAAGGCGGTATGGATTCTCCAGTAAAAAGTGTTCTGCTGTGTTGGGATGCCAGCTCCCGCGCTGTTCGCAACTACATTGAAAAGGAATGGAACTGCCACGTTCATACCCATTGGGGAATGACTGAAACCGGACTTGGCGGTGCTGTCAGCTGTGCGCACAGTAAAGGCATGCACCTGCGTGAAACAAATATATATGTTGAAATTACAAACCCGGAAACTGGATTAGTTCTACCGGATGGAGAACGAGGCGAAATAGTTGTCACGACCCTTACAAGAAAGGGCATGCCACTCATCCGATACCGAACCGGCGATGAATCGCATATTATGACAGAAGCCTGCCCGTGTGACTCACCGTTACGCAGGCTCAGTCCGAATATCCGGAGAATGGCTCTGCCTGAAGGTACGCCGGACTGGTTCCGGTTTATTACCCCAACACTCATTGACGGGGTACTGACCGCTGTCCCATATTTTCTCGCCCAGCAAGCACAATACAGGGTGGCACCAAATACGCTGGAAGTAACTGTTGACATGAGCAATAACTCGTCCCAACAATTAACCTGCGTTAAGGAGCTATTATGCGATCTTGTTTCTCCGTTGTATAATGCTCCGGATATATTGTGTTTACCGGGCAACCATAACAAAAAAATATCTATTGGATTCGCAAAACGCAAAATTTGCATCGTATAG
- a CDS encoding XdhC family aldehyde oxidoreductase maturation factor: protein MNSILSDITNKLATHNCVLATVISSTGSTPRSSGAHMLICPEGEFYGTIGGGLVEAKVQETGARFLPGKTGAAALHFYELDNTKAGALGMSCGGSLTVLLERLTPDHYTEFVQLKNDVLKGNASSREAYYVQNSDIWTRITADQLADAKYADALHSIRASKEAATSDTGPLLLNEHSLQYFSETYHPTATVIIAGAGHVAKPTAEIAHIAGFSVIVLDDRDDFANTKRFPNAHVMVVDSLDDILSDVTVHKDCYVVIVTRGHEHDKTVLQQILTTPAKYIGMIGSKSKRDGLYERLREEGVTDEAIARCHCPIGLPLGGRTPEEIAVSIIAEIVQTKAQG, encoded by the coding sequence ATGAATTCTATTCTCTCAGATATCACAAACAAACTTGCAACGCATAACTGCGTTCTTGCCACAGTCATCTCCAGTACCGGTTCAACCCCCCGATCCTCCGGCGCACACATGCTTATCTGTCCGGAGGGCGAATTCTACGGAACAATCGGTGGAGGTCTTGTTGAAGCAAAAGTTCAGGAAACCGGCGCAAGGTTTCTCCCGGGTAAAACAGGCGCTGCGGCCCTGCACTTTTATGAATTAGACAACACAAAAGCTGGCGCTCTGGGTATGTCCTGTGGAGGCTCACTAACAGTATTGCTGGAACGCCTTACACCAGACCATTATACAGAATTTGTGCAGCTGAAGAATGATGTACTGAAAGGCAACGCAAGCTCACGTGAAGCTTACTACGTACAAAATAGCGACATATGGACTCGCATCACAGCCGACCAATTGGCAGACGCGAAATACGCTGATGCATTACACTCCATCCGTGCTTCCAAAGAAGCTGCAACATCAGACACAGGGCCATTGCTTCTGAATGAACATTCTCTCCAATATTTTTCTGAAACATACCATCCGACAGCTACTGTCATTATCGCCGGAGCAGGGCACGTTGCAAAACCTACGGCAGAAATAGCTCACATTGCCGGATTCTCCGTCATCGTACTGGACGACCGCGACGACTTTGCCAATACAAAACGCTTCCCGAATGCACACGTCATGGTTGTGGACTCATTGGACGACATCCTCTCCGACGTCACCGTGCATAAAGACTGCTACGTTGTCATAGTAACCCGCGGACACGAACACGACAAAACTGTGCTGCAACAAATACTCACAACTCCGGCAAAATACATTGGAATGATCGGCAGCAAAAGCAAACGTGACGGGTTATATGAACGTCTCCGCGAAGAAGGAGTCACAGATGAAGCTATTGCCCGTTGTCATTGTCCTATAGGGTTACCCCTTGGAGGAAGAACTCCGGAAGAAATAGCAGTAAGTATTATTGCAGAGATTGTTCAAACAAAAGCACAAGGATAA